The sequence AAACTCGTCACCGTACATAGTGATACGCCTCTGGTCATTAAAAACCTACAACGCTGGAAACCCACGCTAAAAAAACAGCTCAATTACCTTAACCACGTATTTCCTAATAAACTTACACATTGGCAGATGGTATTTTTTAGCCGGGATAAGGCAGCAAAAGGGGTTGGGGGGGCAGCTGGGAGCAACCTGATCTTAATCAATGCATTACTGGATCACGGCAAACTCACCGATGACTCGATACAGATGATGCTAAGAATCGCATCACATGAATCAACTCATGTGATGAACACTCAAGACATGCCATCTTGGGCTGGTGAAAGCATAGCCGAATACTATGCTTTGAAATCAATGCGAGGTTCAAAATTTGAAATGCAAGACCCTACCGAGCGATGGCATGAATTCGCTGTGACATTCCCATACGCGAACACAGGGCTATTCGCAGCCCATAGACATGTCAACGAGAAAGAAGAATACCAATATTATCCACTGTTCTACTTTGAGGGCGCCGCATTTTGGAATGATCTTGATAACGCGTTGGCAGTCAGTGGCTCCAGCCTGGATGACTGGATAACAAATCTATCATTTAGCAACTACTACCTTTCAGACAAGTTTATTACATCTGTCATTAAGCAAATAGGCCAAGACAAGTGGCAAGAGATATCAGAAACCTATCTAGAGCAGAGCGATCAAGCTGACAAATGAGTGTTTAAACAAAAGACGGTTTAGACCAAAAAAAAGCGCCTCCAATTGGAGGCGTTTGCATTCAAGCTACCAATTCAACAAAGGGCATATATCAGATAACGTATGTTAGCTTGCCTGCTGCACCGCATTACTGGTCTCAGTGTGCTCGTCATTCATCATCCTGGTTAACTTAGGCGCAAGCCAAGCCATGATGATTGCAATAACTAAAGTTACCAAACCTATGTTCATAAACAGATCGATGTAAATAGGTAAAGTCTGCAGAGGCTCGGTCACATTCTCAGGTGCAGCGCTGAAGGTGGCAACATAACCACCTATGACAAATGATGCCGCCTGAGTCAGGAACCAGGCGCCCATGGTGAAGCCCATAAGGCGTTGAGGCACTAGGCTCGCCACCATGGCAAGACCCAGACCACTGATCAACAACTCACCCAGACTCTGAAACAGGTACACTAATACCATCCACCACACTGACACCATGCCTTGGCTGTCGGCAAAGTAAGTTCCCGCACCTGCGACGATCAAGAAAGCAAATGCACACATAAACATGCCTAAGGTGAACTTGGCTGGCATGGACAAATCCCGTCCCTGCTGACCAAAGCGTAAATACAGATAAGCCAGGATAGGACTACACAAAACCACCCAAAATGGATTTAACGCCTGCAAGCTAACAGGGTTGATATTAAAGCCCATGACTTGGGTATTTACATTGTAGATGGTGAAGAAGTTGAGAGAGGTCGGCATCTGAGCGTAGAGTACGTAGAAGATGATTGCTTGCAGCATCAGAATAAATACCACAATCATCCGCTTTCTGGCAACGCCAGTCTCTGCCAAGGTTTCCTTAGCAAATAGGGTGATCACACCTATACCAATCAAGCCAAGTACAATGTTTGCCATCATGATGTTGACCATCAGCCAGGCACACAGAAATACTGCGGCAACTGACACCATTATCACTGCCAATAAGCGGCGGTAGCTAAGTGTCTGATTATCAGGCTCAGAGCCTATTCCCTGTACTGTATAGCGAAACAGCAGATAGCTAAGCAGGCTTGCGATCAGGCCCAAACCAGAGATAGCAAACGCGACCCCATAACCATACTCGTCAGCAATCACCGGGCTCAGTGACAGTGCTATCAGAGATCCCACATTAATAGCCATATAATACAAGGTGAAAGCCCCATCGAGACGACTATCATTCTCCTCATAACATTTTGCCAACAGACTTGCCGGGTTGGCCTTAAATAAACCATTACCTACGGCCACTGTGGCTAGGGCATAGAAAATAAGTCCGGGATGCTCAATTGACATAGCCATCATAAAATAGCCCAGCGCCAGCACCAGGGCGCCCAAAATCATGGTTCGCTTAGTGCCAAGTACATGATCACCCACATAACCACCGATCGCCACTAAGCCAAACACTAAGGCGGCGAATGCACCAAAGGTCACGAAAGCGTCTTGCTGGCTATAGCCCAGATGCTCGACAAAATAAACGGCTAAGATCCCTTGCAGGCCGTAGTAACCGAACCTTTCCCACAGCTCGATGAAAAATATCATTTTGAAGGGTTTAGGCTGGTTGAAAATACTCGTGTCACTTTTCATGCGCGATAGGTTCACTATTTCTAATTGATAAAACATTAAACCCCGAGTTGACGAATATTATTGTGAGCGAATTAACTATCACAGGTTTAAAGTGTGATCCGTGTCACAAAGGCACACCTGCGAACACTGAAGTAACATGCTGTAACATAGGTTAAAAGTGAATTCCTTTTCCTGTAACAGCTAAGTACCCTCAGACGCAGGTCTGGTATAGCCTACGCCGACAGATAAAATGACAAGCCTAGAACCAAAATTACATATAAATACTGATCAACACAGGGTTAAATAGGTGGTTTACCCAACAAGTATTTGAAGTTACCGCTACTTTTTAGCTTTGCATTTTACATCGAGCAAGGGTAACTTGAGCCATCACTAAAATAGAATTAGCAAACGTATCGTTTAATAAGCTAATCGAGCATAAGAGGAGATCAGGTTAACCATAATGACAAATCGGATGTCCCTTACGCTTAAAAATAGCCTCTGGCTAGTGTTCGGCTTGTGGCTGATTGTTCTGCAATCAATCACCCTCGCCCATTCTGTTGAGCATGCGCTTGAGCACGATAGTACTCACTGTGTTTACAGTAATATTTATCACGATCACAGTGCTGGCCCAACAACGCTCATCATGCCTGCAATGTGTCAGCAACACGCTGAAATTATTGCTTCTGAGCAGTATCTCCAACCTTCATTGCCTTGGCTGCGCAGCCTAAACGTACGTGCCCCTCCCTTCTAGTTCTTAAGCAAACCCAAAATTAATCTAAAAATTATCTAAAAAGTTTTTTGCTTATCTATAAGGACAGGCACAATGAAATCTGCTCTATCATATATAGCGCTAGCAGTTGCTGGCGCGTGTACACCTGTAATGGCGGCTCAGCTGCAAGGAAAAATTACCGATAATAATGGAACACCTATCGCAGGCGCCCATGTGAGTATCGACGGTGGTAACAAGACAACCAGTGACGCCCAAGGTCAATACCAGTTGACGCTTGCGGACAACAGTCACGTTCATCTACACGTGAGTGATGACAATCACAGACATGCAGATCATGATTTACAGATAGCCACAGGCACAGTGACCCAAGATGTGTCACTCGAGCAGGCCATGATGGAAAACATTGTCGTTACCGCATCGCCTTTTCTGCGCTCGGCGATGGAAAGCACCACACCTATCAGCGTGATGACAGCAGATCAGTTAAAACTGAATATCGAGCCTACCTTAGGCGATACTCTTGAAAAGCTGCCCGGTGTGCAAGCCTCTCATTTCGGTGCCGGTGCCAGCCGACCGATCATTCGTGGTATGAGTGGCCCTAGAGTGATGGTGTTAGAAAATGGCCTTTCAGTGGGAGATGCCTCAACAGTATCGGCAGATCACGCTGTCACCTCTGAAGCCGGCACTGCTCAGCAAATCGAAATTCTACGAGGACCAGGCTCCCTACTCTATGGTAATGCCGCTATCGGCGGCGTAGTCAATGTCGTCAATAATCGAGTTCATGAAGAATCAGTCGATGAATTATCCGGTAATTTTGGTACTCACTATGTCACAGGTAATAATGGCCGCACCGTCAATGGTGAGCTAAACGGTGGCAATGGTAAATTCAATTGGCATCTCGACGGTACACATCGCAATACCGACGATCTCGATATTGCCGGCAACGCCATTGAGGACCAGAGTGAAACCCATGGCACCTTGGCCAACAGTCAGCTAAAGCTGGATGACTATGCTGCTGGTGTCGGATACACAGGTGATGACAGCTTTATCAGCGTCTCCGGGGCTCGAACTGAGTCTAACTACGGCATTCCAGGTCGCGGGGTAGAAGGCGATCCAGATATCACTATCGATCTGCAAAAAACGGCCTGGCAACTTCACTCTGGCTTGTTAGATCCATTCTCTGGCGTGAGTAAACTGCGTTTCGACGCAGGTTATACCGATTATCAGCATGCAGAAGAGGAAAATGGCGATGCCGATACCTTCTTTTTTAACAAGCAAAGTGAAGCCCGCTTAAGCATTAACAATACGCCTTGGGGCGAATGGCAAGGCGTTATGGGCCTACACGCCATTCATAGAGATTTTTCAGTTCAAGGGGAAGAAGCACTGACCCCAGACAGCAAAACTGACACCATCGCGGCGTTTATCGTACAAGAGCGTAAAATTGATAATTTTCGTATCGAGCTTGGGGGTCGCATCGAGCATTATCGTTTAGACCCTAACACCATGGATCTACAAACTGGCGTACAAGA is a genomic window of Shewanella psychrophila containing:
- a CDS encoding oligopeptide:H+ symporter; translation: MFYQLEIVNLSRMKSDTSIFNQPKPFKMIFFIELWERFGYYGLQGILAVYFVEHLGYSQQDAFVTFGAFAALVFGLVAIGGYVGDHVLGTKRTMILGALVLALGYFMMAMSIEHPGLIFYALATVAVGNGLFKANPASLLAKCYEENDSRLDGAFTLYYMAINVGSLIALSLSPVIADEYGYGVAFAISGLGLIASLLSYLLFRYTVQGIGSEPDNQTLSYRRLLAVIMVSVAAVFLCAWLMVNIMMANIVLGLIGIGVITLFAKETLAETGVARKRMIVVFILMLQAIIFYVLYAQMPTSLNFFTIYNVNTQVMGFNINPVSLQALNPFWVVLCSPILAYLYLRFGQQGRDLSMPAKFTLGMFMCAFAFLIVAGAGTYFADSQGMVSVWWMVLVYLFQSLGELLISGLGLAMVASLVPQRLMGFTMGAWFLTQAASFVIGGYVATFSAAPENVTEPLQTLPIYIDLFMNIGLVTLVIAIIMAWLAPKLTRMMNDEHTETSNAVQQAS
- a CDS encoding TonB-dependent receptor — encoded protein: MKSALSYIALAVAGACTPVMAAQLQGKITDNNGTPIAGAHVSIDGGNKTTSDAQGQYQLTLADNSHVHLHVSDDNHRHADHDLQIATGTVTQDVSLEQAMMENIVVTASPFLRSAMESTTPISVMTADQLKLNIEPTLGDTLEKLPGVQASHFGAGASRPIIRGMSGPRVMVLENGLSVGDASTVSADHAVTSEAGTAQQIEILRGPGSLLYGNAAIGGVVNVVNNRVHEESVDELSGNFGTHYVTGNNGRTVNGELNGGNGKFNWHLDGTHRNTDDLDIAGNAIEDQSETHGTLANSQLKLDDYAAGVGYTGDDSFISVSGARTESNYGIPGRGVEGDPDITIDLQKTAWQLHSGLLDPFSGVSKLRFDAGYTDYQHAEEENGDADTFFFNKQSEARLSINNTPWGEWQGVMGLHAIHRDFSVQGEEALTPDSKTDTIAAFIVQERKIDNFRIELGGRIEHYRLDPNTMDLQTGVQDYQPEGVSDNNMTLSAGVVWDFDPAYNLGLSIERAERSATAEELYSFGAHDATQSFEVGSQFKIENGNVIPNSDASDKEIANNIDLTLRKLEGAWTGSLSVAYNRINDFYYERDTGLNASDIGAEGDLPVYQFTQGDADLYSVEAQANIPFDDTWSLDLLSDYTRGKLVDGGNLPLMSPMRFGSTLNFDLQDWHAEVGVMAYAKQTDTAENETETAGYALVDTAVTYHLGTEDGDLMFYVKGNNLLNQDARPHTSLLKEYSPLMGRSFMIGMNYDF